Proteins from one Anopheles nili chromosome 2, idAnoNiliSN_F5_01, whole genome shotgun sequence genomic window:
- the LOC128731564 gene encoding sodium-dependent nutrient amino acid transporter 1-like gives MSGADNPAFIPTEDGVPVSVEPPTDVKPPLATVEKSTEKEPVEREKWDKGVEFLMSCIALSVGLGNVWKFPSTAFRNGGGAFVIPYLIVLLVVGRPIYYLEMVMGQFSSRGSVKVYDVSPVMRGIGIAQMVSICVVIVYYAATIATAIRFFVASFESPLPWASCDVSWTGVNCIDSSNAGPAPQFNNSLPVKTSAELFYTHSVTGEGLLEAGEFGAPDWKLTLCLLFIWVAMTVMMVKGIRGSGKVAYFLALFPYVVLISFAVYAFTLEGAGEGLKYFITPDWDELLNADVWKEAVSQCFFSLSICFGGVIAFSSYNNFSNNIYRDAMIISWLDTFTSLLSGALVFSIIGHLGHLTNETDYTKVVKPGSGLTFVTYPDALAKFEHVPNLFALLFFFMLLTLGVGSCTGLINSVLTAMHDATPRLKSWKTVVVMGVIGFALGLLFVTPSGSKMLDYFDYYGVQFVTLTSAIFELFAFCWLYGIRNLTRDIQFMLQRRTGFLWRFCWRFLTPIMLIVVLVIGLVKSQRPQGIDDIYHVFGWCIYVAALVPIPLWAWFAIRKRNETTLKKRIIASTKPLSDWGPESLEVRKQYLEFCSNYQPLESRWSRLRRVLHRNDKTYRVSV, from the exons ATGTCCGGTGCGGACAATCCTGCCTTCATCCCAACGGAAGATGGCGTGCCTGTTTCTGTGGAGCCGCCGACTGACGTGAAGCCACCGCTTGCGACGGTGGAAAAGTCCACCGAGAAAGAGCCCgttgagcgagaaaaatgggACAAAGGTGTCGAGTTTCTGATGTCCTGCATCGCGCTCTCGGTCGGGCTGGGTAACGTGTGGAAATTTCCCTCAACGGCGTTCCGCAATGGTGGCGGTGCGTTCGTGATCCCGTACCTGATCGTGCTGCTTGTGGTTGGAAGACCGATTTACTACCTCGAGATGGTGATGGGACAGTTTTCGAGCCGAGGCAGCGTGAAGGTGTACGATGTTTCACCTGTCATGCGAG GCATCGGCATCGCACAAATGGTCTCGATATGCGTGGTGATTGTGTACTACGCGGCAACAATCGCGACGGCAATCCGTTTCTTTGTCGCCTCATTCGAAAGTCCGCTTCCGTGGGCCAGCTGTGACGTCTCATGGACGGGCGTCAACTGTATCGACTCCTCGAACGCTGGCCCAGCACCCCAGTTCAACAACTCGCTCCCAGTGAAGACCTCCGCGGAGTTGTTCTACAC ACACTCGGTGACCGGTGAGGGACTTCTTGAGGCGGGAGAGTTCGGTGCGCCAGATTGGAAACTGACATTGTGCCTACTGTTCATCTGGGTAGCGATGACCGTTATGATGGTGAAGGGCATCCGAGGCTCTGGAAAAGTGGCCTATTTTCTCGCGCTTTTCCCATACGTCGTGCTGATTTCGTTCGCCGTGTACGCGTTCACGTTGGAAGGCGCCGGCGAAGGACTAAAGTACTTCATCACACCCGACTGGGACGAACTGCTAAACGCAGACGTCTGGAAGGAGGCCGTCTCACAGTGCTTCTTCTCACTGTCGATCTGTTTCGGGGGTGTGATCGCTTTCTCATCGTACAACAACTTCAGCAATAACATCTACCGTGATGCGATGATCATCTCGTGGCTGGACACGTTCACCTCGCTACTCTCTGGAGCACTCGTTTTCTCCATCATCGGCCACCTGGGCCATCTTACGAATGAAACTGACTACACGAAGGTGGTCAAACCAGGCAGTGGACTAACGTTTGTCACCTACCCTGACGCGCTGGCTAAATTCGAGCACGTCCCAAATCTATTCGCGCTGCTGTTCTTTTTCATGCTGCTTACTCTCGGTGTGGGTAGCTGCACGGGACTGATCAACAGCGTCCTGACGGCCATGCATGATGCCACACCGAGGTTAAAGTCCTGGAAGACGGTCGTGGTGATGGGAGTGATCGGGTTCGCATTGGGACTGCTTTTCGTGACACCTTCCGGTTCCAAGATGCTCGACTACTTCGACTACTATGGCGTGCAGTTTGTCACGCTCACGTCAGCCATCTTCGAGCTGTTTGCGTTCTGCTGGTTGTATGGCATTCGCAACCTCACTCGAGACATCCAGTTTATGTTGCAGCGGCGGACTGGCTTCTTGTGGCGGTTCTGCTGGCGGTTTCTTACCCCAATTATGCTGATCGTTGTGCTGGTGATCGGGCTGGTGAAGAGCCAGCGACCGCAGGGCATCGACGACATCTACCATG TGTTCGGTTGGTGCATCTACGTGGCAGCCCTGGTGCCAATCCCTCTGTGGGCCTGGTTCGCGATACGCAAACGCAACGAGACCACACTCAAAAAGCGCATCATCGCCTCCACCAAACCCCTCTCGGACTGGGGTCCAGAAAGTCTCGAAGTTCGCAAGCAGTACCTCGAGTTCTGCAGCAATTACCAACCGCTCGAGTCGCGCTGGAGCCGATTACGGCGCGTGCTACACCGGAACGACAAAACCTACCGCGTGTCCGTCTAG
- the LOC128732020 gene encoding sodium-dependent nutrient amino acid transporter 1-like has translation MPACRPGAVSSADSQLTPAGIEAPEATPAPPGEVREKWGRGIEFLLSCVALSVGFGNIWRFPYTAMQNGGGAFLIPYLIVLFLVGRPLYYLEMVMGQFASRGGIKVFDVAPMMRGVGVGQTLALVLILGYYAAILAIALRYFIASFSVPLAWARCDLGWVGCVDSEFKGRVQNGTLRTSAEFYFNRSVLHSYWSVENGIGWPDWKLALCLLACWLCICGILVKGIRSSGKASYFLAIFPYVILLVLLVRTCTLNGAEKGIMFLLKPQWSKLLSVKVWYAAVTQCFFSLTISLGSVIVFASYNSFHNNIYRDAMIISWLDTFTSIISGIVVFGIVGNIADITDDRMEDMQLQGPQLTFITYPDAIAKFDAAQNLFAVLFFLMFFLLGLGSNTGIVTTIVAAIRDRHPHLPNWKVVVSISIFGFACGLVYITPGGLHVLDVVDRYGVTMTILTLVILELITFCWLYGVGQIGQDIQLMLNRKTGIFWRVCWGFLTLGIIVVIWLFSFISYSSLSEPFGLTVFGWCLYTVVVMQVAIWAVLALRNSTGEGLIEKIKSACKPTPDWGPEESNMKLRYQIERTKRKEEVASQYDGMGKNVIRKLCNTFYRK, from the exons ATGCCCGCGTGCCGTCCTGGCGCAGTCTCGAGCGCCGACAGCCAATTAACGCCCGCCGGCATTGAGGCGCCGGAAGCAACCCCAGCGCCCCCTGGTGAGGTCCGCGAGAAGTGGGGCCGCGGTATCGAGTTCCTGCTATCCTGCGTCGCTCTGTCGGTAGGATTCGGCAACATTTGGCGCTTCCCGTACACGGCGATGCAGAATGGTGGAGGCGCATTCTTGATTCCGTACCTGATCGTGCTGTTCCTGGTCGGTCGCCCTCTCTACTACCTTGAGATGGTGATGGGACAGTTCGCGAGTCGCGGTGGTATCAAGGTGTTTGATGTGGCACCGATGATGCGAGGTGTTGGTGTAGGTCAGACACTTGCGCTTGTACTCATTCTGGGGTACTACGCGGCCATACTAGCGATAGCCCTGCGATACTTCATTGCATCCTTCAGCGTACCTCTGGCTTGGGCTCGATGTGATCTCGGATGGGTTGGTTGTGTCGATTCCGAGTTTAAAGGGCGCGTCCAGAATGGCACCCTTCGTACCTCTGCCGAGTTCTACTTTAACCGATCGGTACTGCATAGCTActggagcgtggaaaatggcatcgGATGGCCGGATTGGAAGCTGGCGTTGTGTCTGCTCGCTTGCTGGCTCTGCATTTGTGGCATCTTGGTTAAGGGCATCCGCAGCTCTGGAAAAGCGTCCTATTTCTTGGCCATTTTCCCGTACGTCattttgctggtgctgctcgtGCGCACGTGTACGCTGAATGGAGCCGAAAAGGGCATCATGTTCCTGTTGAAACCGCAATGGTCCAAGCTGCTTAGCGTTAAG GTCTGGTATGCTGCAGTGACTCAGTGCTTCTTCTCGCTGACGATTTCACTTGGTTCGGTCATCGTGTTCGCTTCGTACAACAGCTTTCATAACAACATTTATCG TGATGCCATGATCATCTCCTGGCTTGACACCTTCACGTCCATCATATCGGGCATCGTCGTGTTCGGTATCGTCGGTAACATCGCGGACATCACCGACGATCGCATGGAAGACATGCAGCTTCAAGGGCCCCAGCTGACCTTCATCACGTACCCGGATGCGATCGCAAAGTTCGATGCCGCCCAAAACTTGTTCGCCGTGCTGTTCTTTCTGATGTTCTTCCTGCTCGGGCTGGGTAGCAACACTGGCATCGTGACGACGATCGTGGCCGCCATCCGTGATCGTCATCCACACCTGCCCAACTGGAAGGTGGTTGTGAGCATCTCGATTTTTGGGTTCGCGTGCGGGCTCGTCTACATCACGCCG GGTGGTCTACACGTGCTGGATGTAGTCGATAGGTACGGTGTGACGATGACGATTCTCACACTCGTGATCTTGGAGCTCATCACCTTCTGCTGGCTGTACGGTGTAGGGCAAATTGGGCAGGACATCCAACTCATGCTTAACAGAAAAACGGGCATATTCTGGAGAGTGTGCTGGGGCTTTCTAACCCTCGGCATAATCGTCGTCATATGGCTGTTTAGCTTCATCAGCTATTCTTCGCTTTCGGAACCCTTCGGTCTCACAG TATTCGGTTGGTGCCTGTACACGGTCGTTGTTATGCAAGTGGCAATATGGGCAGTGCTCGCTTTGCGTAATAGTACCGGAGAGGGTCTTATCGAAAAGATAAAATCAGCATGCAAACCAACACCAGATTGGGGTCCAGAGGAATCCAACATGAAACTGCGCTATCAGATAGAGCGAACTAAGCGCAAGGAAGAAGTGGCATCGCAGTACGATGGAATGGGAAAGAACGTTATACGAAAGCTTTGCAACACTTTTTAtcgcaaataa
- the LOC128730483 gene encoding sodium-dependent nutrient amino acid transporter 1-like yields the protein MENQAFSGVPESGQPDSRSVASCMNSNTTLETESDTKTSTTTTRDKWGRDIEFMLSCIAYSVGFGNIWKFPYTALKHGGGAFLLPYLIVLFIVGRPIYYLEMILGQFSSRGCVKLYDLAPAMRGIGVAQTIAMFVVMTYYAPVLAITFRYFVASFSSTLPWSECDPSWANCVNSSFVGKLDPGNSSIALQSSAELYFLKDVIHKAPSLENGLGIPDWKLALCLLFAWVVVATILVRGAKSTGKASYFLAIFPYVIIIILLIQTVMLDGAMEGILYFITPQWDKLLSIEVWYEAVTQCFFSLSVCYGGIIAYSSFNNFSNNVHRDAVIISWLDTFTSIIAGCIVFGVIGNLAYVSGQPDIQKLARDGAGLTFMTYPDAIAKFQFLPQLFAALFFLMLFIVGVGSNLGVTTSIITAIRDQRPNLKHWQVVLGTVTVGYFFGLLYLTPGGFDFLDVIDYYGAKYVTLTFAVLELATIAWIYGVDRICRDIKFMLGINTSFYWRLCWGLIAPAATLLILIFSFADFELQSVPMGYNVLGLFIYAIALLQLPGWYIYAVYQRRSKRTESLRKAARNALQPMDIWGPENDSVRMQYQAEEEQYQTISPVASSALQRIKKRMFNIA from the exons ATGGAGAACCAAGCGTTCAGTGGTGTGCCGGAGAGCGGACAGCCTGATAGCCGCTCGGTAGCGTCG TGCATGAACTCCAACACCACACTGGAAACGGAAAGTGACACGAAAACGAGCACGACCACGACACGTGACAAATGGGGTCGCGATATCGAGTTCATGCTTTCCTGCATTGCGTATTCCGTTGGGTTCGGCAACATCTGGAAATTCCCGTACACGGCGCTGAAGCATGGTgggggagcttttttgcttccttacCTTATCGTGCTGTTCATCGTCGGGCGGCCGATCTACTATCTTGAGATGATCCTGGGACAGTTCTCGAGCCGTGGCTGTGTGAAGCTGTACGATTTGGCACCAGCAATGCGAG GCATCGGAGTAGCTCAAACGATCGCAATGTTCGTCGTGATGACTTATTACGCGCCCGTATTGGCCATCACCTTCCGGTACTTTGTGGCGTCCTTTAGTAGCACTTTGCCGTGGAGCGAATGTGATCCTTCTTGGGCGAACTGCGTGAATTCCTCGTTCGTAGGCAAGCTCGATCCCGGCAACTCATCCATCGCACTGCAGTCTTCCGCGGAGCTTTACTTCCT CAAGGATGTCATCCATAAAGCTCCATCACTCGAAAACGGGCTGGGAATTCCGGACTGGAAGCTGGCGCTGTGCCTACTGTTCGCGTGGGTTGTCGTGGCCACGATCCTTGTGAGGGGAGCGAAAAGTACCGGCAAGGCGTCCTATTTCCTTGCCATCTTTCCGTACGTGATCATCATAATTCTGCTCATCCAAACCGTGATGCTGGATGGTGCGATGGAGGGAATACTTTACTTCATCACACCGCAGTGGGACAAGCTACTCAGCATAGAG GTCTGGTATGAGGCTGTAACGCagtgctttttctcgctctccgtCTGCTACGGAGGCATTATCGCATACTCGTCCTTCAACAACTTCAGCAACAACGTCCACCG TGACGCCGTCATTATCTCCTGGCTCGACACATTCACGTCCATCATCGCCGGGTGCATCGTGTTCGGTGTGATCGGTAATTTGGCGTACGTTAGCGGTCAACCGGACATCCAAAAGCTAGCTCGCGACGGTGCCGGCCTCACGTTTATGACCTACCCGGACGCGATCGCCAAATTCCAGTTCCTACCGCAACTGTTTGCAGCCCTTTTCTTCCTGATGCTGTTCATCGTCGGTGTCGGCAGCAATCTGGGTGTAACGACGAGCATCATTACGGCGATCCGAGACCAGCGGCCCAATCTCAAGCATTGGCAAGTCGTACTGGGCACCGTCACCGTTGGGTACTTCTTCGGACTGCTCTACCTAACACCTGGTGGGTTTGATTTCCTCGATGTGATCGACTACTACGGCGCGAAGTACGTAACGCTGACATTTGCCGTGCTCGAGCTGGCCACGATCGCCTGGATTTACGGAGTCGATCGCATCTGCCGGGACATCAAGTTCATGCTGGGCATCAACACCTCGTTCTACTGGCGGCTGTGTTGGGGTTTGATTGCTCCAGCCGCAACACTACTCATCCTTATCTTTAGCTTCGCGGACTTTGAGCTGCAAAGCGTACCAATGGGCTACAATG TTCTAGGGTTGTTTATCTACGCCATTGCCCTTTTGCAACTACCAGGGTGGTACATTTACGCGGTTTACCAGCGACGCAGCAAGCGGACGGAATCGCTCCGCAAAGCCGCACGAAACGCACTACAGCCCATGGACATCTGGGGGCCGGAAAATGACTCGGTCCGGATGCAGTACCAGGCAGAAGAGGAACAGTATCAAACCATTTCACCGGTGGCGTCTAGTGCCTTGCAGCGAATCAAAAAACGAATGTTCAACATCGCTTGA